ATCGGCCCGAGCGCCAGGTCCATCCGCGCCATGGGTCTGAAGGACGCGGCCAAGGCCCTGATGGAAGAGGCGGGCGTTCCGGTCGTTCCCGGCTATCACGGGGAGAGCCAGGATGCGGAGTTCCTGAAAGCCCGGGCAGACGAAATCGGCTACCCCGTCCTGATCAAGGCGCGCGCGGGCGGTGGCGGCAAGGGCATGCGCCGCGTCGACGATCCGAAGGATTTCGGCAGCGCCCTCACCGGCGCCCAGCGCGAAGGCGAGGCAAGTTTCGGCGACGGGCGCGTCCTGATCGAGAAGTATCTCACCAAACCGCGTCATATCGAGATACAGGTCTTCGGCGACAGCCACGGCAACGCCGTTCATCTGTTCGAGCGCGATTGTTCCCTGCAAAGACGCCATCAGAAAGTGATCGAGGAAGCACCCGCACCTGACATGCCGGACGAGATGCGCGCGGCCATGGGAGAGGCTGCGGTGCGCGCTGCGAAGGCGATCGACTATTCCGGCGCGGGAACGATCGAATTCATTGCCGATGTTTCGGACGGATTGCGGTCCGACCGGTTCTACTTCATGGAAATGAACACCCGGCTTCAGGTGGAGCATCCGGTGACGGAACTGATCACCGGGGAAGACCTCGTTGAATGGCAACTGCGTGTCGCCTCCGGCGAGGCCTTGCCCAGGACGCAGGAACAACTCTCCTTTTCCGGCTGGGCCTTCGAAGCGCGGCTCTACGCGGAAGACGCGCCGAAAGGATTTTTGCCCGCCATCGGCACGCTGGAGCATCTGGCGCTTCCAGACGCAATTGCCCGCGTCGACAGCGGTGTGCGATCCGGCGACGAGATCACACCCTATTACGACCCGATGATTGCCAAGGTCATCGTTCACGGCCCGACCCGGGACGCCGCACTGGGCAAACTGCTGGCGGCCCTTGAGGCGACGGAAGTGGCCGGCTGCGTGACCAACGCCGCCTTCCTTTCGGCGCTGTGCCGCCATGCCGGATTCGCCAGGGGCGATGTCGATACGGGACTGATCGACCGGGATCTGGCAGACCTCATCGAAGTCCCGGATGCTCCGGAAGACGCGGTCGCGCTCGCCGCACTTGCGGCGCTCGGTCTCACCCGTCCGGCGGAAGGCAAGGATCCGTTCGAAACACTCGCCGGATGGCGCATCTGGAGCGCCTCGCGGCAGTTCGCTCTTTTGGAGATCGGCGGAGAGCGGCGCGACATCGAAGTTCGCGTCCTCGGAAACCGTCGCTTTGCGGTGCATCTTCAGGACCAGGTCAAGACGTATGAGATTGTCAGGGTCGATGGTCACGCATTGACCTATGATTGCGACGGCCACAGGGCGGTCGCCAAGGTGATTGTCGGCGAACACGATCTGACCGTATTCCAGAACGGCTACGCGTTTTCGATCGGCTTGCCCGACCGGCTCAGCGGCGACGAAGATGCGGCCGGCGCGGGCGATCAGGTGATTGCGCCGATGCCGGGTCTCGTGAAAGTCGTCTTTGCGAATGCGGGAGATGATGTCATCAAGGACCAGCCGCTGCTCATCCTTGAAGCAATGAAAATGGAACACACGCTGAAGGCCCCTCGCGATGGCATCGTCGGCGAGCTTCTTGTCGCAGAAGGTGAACAGGTAACGGACGGCACAGTTCTTCTTGCCTTGAAGGAGGAAGCCGATGCTGCCGCATGACGCGCAGAGCTACGCGGATCTCTGCGCGCGTTTTTCCTGGGACATACCCGAACGTTTCAACATCGGAACAGCGATCTGCGATGTCTGGGCAGAGCGCGAGCCGTCCCGCGACGCGCTGATCTATGTCGAGGAAGGCGGCGATACCGCCGCCTACACCTATGCAGATCTTAAACGGCTGTCCAACCAGCTGGCCAATCTTCTGGTCAGTGTTGGCGTTCACCCGGGAGACCGTGTCGGCGTGTTGCTGCCGCAGCGGCCGGAGACAGCATATGCGCATATCGCGTCCCTGAAAGCCGGAGCGATCTCGATCCCGCTCTTTACTCTTTTCGGCGAGGAAGCGCTCGAATACCGGCTGCGCGATTCGGGCGCGAAAGTCGTAATCACGGACAGGAACGGTGCCGCGAAACTGGAACCGCTGAGAGACCGTCTGCCGCATCTGAGCGCCATCTTCTGCGTCGACGGTGAAGACAGCGGCGCCGACGATCTGGCAAGCCGCATGGCCGGACACATGACGGAGTTCGAGCCATTTGACACCGGCCCGGATGATCCCGCCATCATCATTTACACGTCCGGAACCACCGGACAGCCCAAGGGCGCACTCCACGGCCACAGGGTCCTGCTCGGCCACCTGCCCGGTGTGGAGATGAGTCATGACTTCCTCGGTCAGCCCGGAGACCGCATCTGGACACCTGCCGACTGGGCCTGGATCGGCGGCCTGCTTGATGTGCTGATGCCCGCGCTTTTTCTTGGCGTCCCCGTCGTCGCCTGCCGTTTCAGGAAGTTCACGGCGGAAAGCGCCTTCCAGCTTCTTGCGGACCAGAAGATCCGCAACACATTCCTGCCGCCCACGGCCCTGAAAATGATGCGCCAGGTGCCGGATGCCGAAAAGCGATGGCAGCTTGATTTGCGGTCGGTGGCCTCCGGCGGCGAAACGCTTGGCGCGGAGCTGATCGACTGGGGCCGGCAGACCTTCGGACTGACCATCAACGAGTTCTACGGCCAGACCGAATGCAACATGATCGTCTCGAGCTGCAGCAGGCTCATGCCTGCACGGCCGGGCATCATGGGCCGCGCGGTGCCGGGGCATCGCGTCGCCATCGTTGACGATCACGGCGAACCGCTGCCGGCGAACACGCTCGGCAACATTGCCGTCAACCGGCCCGACCCGGTGATGTTCCTGAAATACTGGAACAACGACACGGCAACGTCGGAGAAATTCGCCGGCGACTGGATGCTGACCGGAGACACGGGCCTGGAAGACGACGACGGATGGCTGCATTTCATCGGCCGGGACGATGATGTCATCACGTCTTCCGGCTACCGGATCGGACCCGGCGAAATCGAGGACTGTCTGCTCCGCCACCCGGCCGTAGCGATGGCAGGGGTTGTCGGCAAGCCGGATCCCCGGCGCACCGAGATCGTCAAGGCGTTCATCGTGCTGAAGGGCGGCGTCGAGCCAACCGGCACGCTCGCCGGCGACATCGCCGAATTCGTCAAGACCCGCCTCGCAGCACATGAATACCCGCGCGAGGTTGCCTTCGTGGACACCCTGCCCATGACCACGACCGGAAAGGTTATCCGGCGCGAGTTGCGGGCACGCGCAGAGCGGGAGGGGTGAGCAAGTGGATCAACGCCCGGACAATCCTCAATTGTCATCCCTGCGTAGGCAGGGATCCAGTACTCACTGTGTCTCACCTCCCGCGCAAAGGCCTTGGATTACTGGTTCCCGGCTCTCGCTCCACTCGGCCGGGACGACAAGTCTGGAAAGACAATCGTTTAATATTTTTTCTCCCTAATGAGCACCAACATGCCCGAATTCGTCACAATCTTCGAAATGGGTCCGCGCGACGGACTGCAGAACGAAAAGCAGTTTGTCCCGACCGAACGCAAGATCGAACTGGTCGATCGCCTGTCGGACTGCGGCTTCCGCAAGATTGAAGTCACCAGCTTCGTCAGCCCCAAATGGGTGCCGCAAATGGCCGATGCGCAGGACGTCATGGACGGGATCTACCGGCATCCGGCCGTGGTCTACTCCGTCCTGACCCCGAACGTGAAAGGCTACACGGCTGCCCGCAAGGCATCAGCCGACGAGGTTGCAATCTTCGGATCGGCCTCGGAAGGCTTTTCAAGGAAGAACATCAACTGCTCGGTTGCCGAAAGCATCGAACGGTTCAAACCTCTGCTCAAGAAAGCCGAGCAGGACGAGATGCCCGTACGCGGCTATGTCTCCTGCGTCACCGATTGTCCGTATGACGGACCGACGCCGCCGCAGAAGGTCGCGGACGTTGCCGGCCAGTTGCTCGAACTCGGCTGCTACGAGATCTCCCTCGGCGACACGATCGGTGCAGGCACCCCGGAAACGATCGGAAAAATGCTGGACGCTGTCCTGGCGGCCGTACCGGCTGACCGGTTGGCAGGTCACTACCACGACACCAAGGGCCTGGCGCTTGCCAACATCGAGGTCAGCCTTGAACGCGGTGTGCGCGTCTTCGACAGCGCGATTGCCGGTCTCGGCGGCTGCCCCTATGCGCCGGGCGCCAGGGGCAATGTCGCGACCGAAGCCGTGATCGCGCTTGTCGCGGAAAGGGGTTTTGAAACAGGTATCAGATCCGATCGGCTGGAGGCCGTCACGGACTATGCGCGCAGCCTGAGGAGCATGGAGCCATGACCTTTGAAACCATATCGATTGCGCAGGATGATCGCGGCGTCGCGACCCTGACACTCAACCGTCCGGACAAACACAATTCCATGTCCGCACAGATGATTGCCGAACTCACCAGGGCCGCCGCACAGCTTGCCGGGGCGAACGATATCCGGGCCGTCGTTCTAACCGGCGCCGGCGACAGCTTCTGTGCCGGCGGGGATCTCTCCTGGATGCGCGAGCAATTCGAGGCGGACAGGACAACGCGCATGGCTGAAGCGCGCAAGCTTGCCATGATGCTGAAAGCGCTGAATGAACTGCCCAAACCCCTGATCGGACGCGTTCAGGGACAGGCGTTTGGCGGCGGCGTTGGCCTGATGAGCGTGTGCGACACGGTGGTTGCCGTCGAGACGGCGCGTTTCGGCCTGACCGAGGTGCGGCTGGGCCTGATCCCGGCCACCATCAGTCCTTATGTCCTTGCCCGCATGAGCGAAGGCAAGGCCCGGCGCGTTTTCATGTCGGCGCGGATCTTTTCCGCGGAAGAAGCAAGGGCGCTCGATCTTGTTGCCAATGTCACCGACGAGGCCGGACTGCAGGCCGCCGTCGAAAGGGAAATCAAGCCGTATCTGGGCGCTGCCCCGGCGGCGGTCGCCGCCTCCAAGGCACTTGCCAGGTCACTCGGCCCGGTGATCACCGATGAGGTCATCGAGGATACCATCCGGCGTCTCGCCGATACCTGGGAAACCCCGACAGCTCGCGAGGGTATCTCCGCATTTTTCGAAAAAAGAAAACCGGTCTGGGTGTCCGGCTGAACGCCCGCCGGAGGTGAACATCCGGCCGGCCGTCAGGGCGCTGCCTGACGCCGCGCGTGCTCGATCAAGGCGGCGATGCGCGCAACTTCCACCTGTTCGGTCTTGGGTCCCTCGGGCTCGGGTCCGCCATACATGCGCTCGCGGCGCCTGCGGATCTTCTTGCGCTGCCACTCGCTGATGCCTTCCGGCAGGTCGATGCCGGCCCGGTCCATGCCGATCAGGATCCTCTGCAGATCTGGAATGAGTTCGGACGAAATCGTGAAGGTGCCGGTCACGGGATGTTTGAACACCAGCGTCTTGGTGCTCTCTGCACCGTTCAGGAGCACGGCTTTCTTGTGCCCGATGGAACCGATCGTCGACTGGAACCATGCGACCCAGCCGGAGGCTTCCCAGGCCCGGACCTCGATTTTATTCAGCTCCTCGTAAGGAACCCGTGCGCGCCTGCCGAACTGGGTGAATTCGAAGCCGTTGCCGAAAAACCGGACCCAGGAGGTTTCCTGGCGAACCGCAACGGCGAAAAACAGGAAAGCCATGCAGGCAGGCAAAAGCACCGACAAGGAGATCAGCGCAAGCGCTCCCGATGTGTTTGCCATTCCAAGAATTGCGATCGGGAAGAGCACGATCCCAATCCCGAAACCGATGGCATCCAGGCTCTGTATCGACGGCCTCGAGACGGGTCTGATCGCCCCGGACGGGGCTGCGGGACGCGGCAAGGCAGCGTAGATACCGCCAGAGGCAAGCAGACAGACCAGACAGCTGAGCGGCGACATGAAGTAGAAGCCGCC
This region of uncultured Roseibium sp. genomic DNA includes:
- a CDS encoding hydroxymethylglutaryl-CoA lyase, which produces MPEFVTIFEMGPRDGLQNEKQFVPTERKIELVDRLSDCGFRKIEVTSFVSPKWVPQMADAQDVMDGIYRHPAVVYSVLTPNVKGYTAARKASADEVAIFGSASEGFSRKNINCSVAESIERFKPLLKKAEQDEMPVRGYVSCVTDCPYDGPTPPQKVADVAGQLLELGCYEISLGDTIGAGTPETIGKMLDAVLAAVPADRLAGHYHDTKGLALANIEVSLERGVRVFDSAIAGLGGCPYAPGARGNVATEAVIALVAERGFETGIRSDRLEAVTDYARSLRSMEP
- a CDS encoding acetyl/propionyl/methylcrotonyl-CoA carboxylase subunit alpha, producing the protein MFKKILIANRGEIACRVIETAKRLGIRTVAVYSDADANAKHVAMADEAFHIGPAPVGESYLKSKRLIEACRKSGAEAVHPGYGFLSENPDFVEALGKAGIAFIGPSARSIRAMGLKDAAKALMEEAGVPVVPGYHGESQDAEFLKARADEIGYPVLIKARAGGGGKGMRRVDDPKDFGSALTGAQREGEASFGDGRVLIEKYLTKPRHIEIQVFGDSHGNAVHLFERDCSLQRRHQKVIEEAPAPDMPDEMRAAMGEAAVRAAKAIDYSGAGTIEFIADVSDGLRSDRFYFMEMNTRLQVEHPVTELITGEDLVEWQLRVASGEALPRTQEQLSFSGWAFEARLYAEDAPKGFLPAIGTLEHLALPDAIARVDSGVRSGDEITPYYDPMIAKVIVHGPTRDAALGKLLAALEATEVAGCVTNAAFLSALCRHAGFARGDVDTGLIDRDLADLIEVPDAPEDAVALAALAALGLTRPAEGKDPFETLAGWRIWSASRQFALLEIGGERRDIEVRVLGNRRFAVHLQDQVKTYEIVRVDGHALTYDCDGHRAVAKVIVGEHDLTVFQNGYAFSIGLPDRLSGDEDAAGAGDQVIAPMPGLVKVVFANAGDDVIKDQPLLILEAMKMEHTLKAPRDGIVGELLVAEGEQVTDGTVLLALKEEADAAA
- a CDS encoding crotonase/enoyl-CoA hydratase family protein; translated protein: MTFETISIAQDDRGVATLTLNRPDKHNSMSAQMIAELTRAAAQLAGANDIRAVVLTGAGDSFCAGGDLSWMREQFEADRTTRMAEARKLAMMLKALNELPKPLIGRVQGQAFGGGVGLMSVCDTVVAVETARFGLTEVRLGLIPATISPYVLARMSEGKARRVFMSARIFSAEEARALDLVANVTDEAGLQAAVEREIKPYLGAAPAAVAASKALARSLGPVITDEVIEDTIRRLADTWETPTAREGISAFFEKRKPVWVSG
- a CDS encoding acyl-CoA synthetase, which encodes MLPHDAQSYADLCARFSWDIPERFNIGTAICDVWAEREPSRDALIYVEEGGDTAAYTYADLKRLSNQLANLLVSVGVHPGDRVGVLLPQRPETAYAHIASLKAGAISIPLFTLFGEEALEYRLRDSGAKVVITDRNGAAKLEPLRDRLPHLSAIFCVDGEDSGADDLASRMAGHMTEFEPFDTGPDDPAIIIYTSGTTGQPKGALHGHRVLLGHLPGVEMSHDFLGQPGDRIWTPADWAWIGGLLDVLMPALFLGVPVVACRFRKFTAESAFQLLADQKIRNTFLPPTALKMMRQVPDAEKRWQLDLRSVASGGETLGAELIDWGRQTFGLTINEFYGQTECNMIVSSCSRLMPARPGIMGRAVPGHRVAIVDDHGEPLPANTLGNIAVNRPDPVMFLKYWNNDTATSEKFAGDWMLTGDTGLEDDDGWLHFIGRDDDVITSSGYRIGPGEIEDCLLRHPAVAMAGVVGKPDPRRTEIVKAFIVLKGGVEPTGTLAGDIAEFVKTRLAAHEYPREVAFVDTLPMTTTGKVIRRELRARAEREG